From a region of the Phaseolus vulgaris cultivar G19833 chromosome 6, P. vulgaris v2.0, whole genome shotgun sequence genome:
- the LOC137831455 gene encoding histone H4: MSGRGKGGKGLGKGGAKRHRKVLRDNIQGITKPAIRRLARRGGVKRISGLIYEETRGVLKIFLENVIRDAVTYTEHARRKTVTAMDVVYALKRQGRTLYGFGG; this comes from the coding sequence ATGTCTGGCCGTGGAAAAGGTGGTAAGGGTTTGGGAAAGGGAGGCGCCAAGAGGCACAGAAAGGTGCTCCGCGATAACATTCAGGGCATCACAAAACCTGCAATTCGTAGATTGGCTAGAAGAGGAGGCGTCAAGAGAATCAGCGGTTTGATCTATGAGGAAACTAGAGGTGTGCTCAAGATATTCTTGGAGAATGTGATTCGAGATGCAGTGACTTACACCGAGCACGCAAGGAGGAAGACTGTAACTGCAATGGATGTTGTTTATGCGCTCAAGAGGCAGGGAAGGACTCTCTACGGATTTGGAGGCTGA